The genomic window CCGCTGACGCCAACGATTTTTCCGAGGTTCTCGCTCATCGTGTCCGCCTCAACGCTCCCCGGCCGTACCGCGGACCGCCCGCTCGACCCACTCCGAAAGACGTCGCCGGCCGGCGTCCGCGTCCATCCGGCTCCAGCGCTCCAGGATCCGCAGCTTCAACGCATAAGCCAGCACGCCCTCCAGATCGAACGGGCGGAACCGCGCCAGGTCCTCCGCCAGATGCCAGCGGCACCGGTCCAGCTCCAGCTCCCGCTCTAGCGGCGTCGGCCGGCCCATCGCGTCCATCACCGACCGCTCCAGCGCGACGTCCCAACCGGTGTGTTCGTGCAGGAAGGGACGCGCCTCGATCCCGGCCGCCGCCGCTCGCGCACGTGCGACCGCGTTGCGCAGCTGCGTGTCCCGCGCGCGCCACTCCGCAACGAACGGATGTTCCGAGGGGGCCCCCTCCAATAACGCATCGAGCGTCGCCCTGTCGGCCGGCGTCAGCAGCCGCGCCGCCGCGGCACGAAACTGCTCCACCGACATCGGCGGCGGGGAGTTGAACACCAGCGCCGGCAGACTCGCCGCAAAGTATGCGTATTTCACGCGCGGGCGCCTCCGCCGGTCGTCGACTCGGCGCTTTCGGCGGGCTCCTCTGCCGCGCGATGCACGATCTCCGCCAAATGCGGCCGCAGAAAGCGGCTCAACGCCTCCGCGATCGCCGGTTTCGTAAAATCGTGATAGACATGCCCATCCTTCAGCGCGACGCGGAATCCGCCCCGCAGACCGCTCTCCGCCCGGATCGTGATGCCCTGCACCAGCTTCTGGCGGTACTGGTCGGCAAAAAACGCGATGATCTGCTGCTGGTCCTGCTCGCTGATGAGGAACTCCACCCGGCTTTCCTCGCCCTGTCGTTGACAGTACGCCTGCGCGATCTTCAGCATCATCTGCTGCAGCGTTGCGATGTCCAACGCGCGGTCCACCGCGTCGCTGACAATGTCGTGCAGAATGTTCTCGATGCCCTGACCGACCGCGATCAGCAGATCTCGCGCGGCCTGCTCCAGTGTGCGTTTCGCACGTTCCGCAAACACCGCCGCATCGCGTTCGGCCTTCTCCAGGATCTCCCGTGCGCGTCGTTCCGCCTCGCGCACCTCCGCGGCCGCCTTCTCCCGCGCCTGCGCCAGAATCCGTGCCGCCTCGGCCTCCGCGCGTTCGATCGCGTCGGCGCGAATCCGTTCGATCAGATGTTGAAGTTCCTCGGCCATGAGCGGGCTCCTTTCGCCGGCGGTCGCCCGCCGAAAAGGTCCGTCAGTCTACGCCCTCCCCACCGCCGCTGACAAGTCGCTACGACCCGCTCCAGACCGTGGCGCAAGCCGAGCCTTCCACGCCGATGTACGCGCACCGGATGCGCCCCCCGCCGGCGGCGCTCCGGACACTCACCGCTGCGGAGCAGCTTCCCGTTCCGCCGGCGACCAGCTCTCCGGCATCCACGGCGGCAACTCCGCGACCCGTGCCCGAGCGGCCGCGGAGGTCGGCACACCCCACGCCTCAAACCACGGCCCCAGATTCCGGCCCACAGACCGGGAGAGGCGAACTAGCCACTGATCGCGACATTCTTCGTCCGTGCGGGGGCGTTCGGCGCGCGGCAGCGCCCGGTACTCGGCGAACACACGACGGAATGGTTCCCAACCGAATGCGGCGCGCAGCTGCATGTACATGCCGAGGGCCAGAAAGGGCTCCCGCTTCCAGTCTTCGAAGCGCCGGCCGCCGGCGACATACCGCTGCCACAACCGCCGCTGCGCCTGCGGAGTAATCTGGGGATGGCCGGTGAGGGGGGGACGACCGCACACGGTTTCCAGCACGTACAGGGTGAAGAGGTTGACCGTGACCTCGGCGGTGCCCTCGAAAGTCCAGTCGGGCTCCTGATGGTTGTGGCCAAGCTCGTGGAACAACCCCCACTGGCCCTGCAGGACCGCCGCCCGGCTGACCAGTACCTCGTACTGATCGGCATGCGTCATGATGGGGTAGCCAGAGTGCATGTAGCCGGCACTGATCTGAACATCTGGCACAATTCGCTCCGGCCGCGCGCGCTCGGCGGGGCGGCCGGCGAGCTCCGCGCAGGCGTCCAGCACGCGGTCCCAGCTCTCCATCAGTCCCTCAGGATCCTCAAGGCCGCGCAGCCGGTCGGAGGGTAGCGTCAGAATCACCCGCCGGCCGACCAGTTCGCCCCAGGGCGCCGGAGCCTGCCGCGAGCGTTGCCAGTCCTCCGGAGGGGTGATTCCGCGCCGGAACAACGGCGCCTCCACCGCACCGCTGACCCTCACCCGCAGCGCGTTCCTGGGCGCAGGCCCAGCGCGCTCGAGATAGAGTAACCCCCCGAACGGACTGGCCACTGTCACGAACGAATTCGTAAGCTGAATCGCGCACGAAATCTCCGGATATCGCCTCCATTCATCCAGCTGCCAAAGCCGGTCCGTGTGAGCGCCGATGCGGGCGGTGAGACGGGCCTCCTGTGCCTCCGCCTCAAGCTCGATGCGGACCGGTTCGCCCGGCGGCACATACAGGCCCGTCGAAACCCATCCCTCCGGGCTGAGATCGAGCACGAGCTCCCGCCGGCTCCGGTCCGCCTCGGGCGGCACCGCGCCCGGGAACACGTCCACTCCGGGCAGCGCACGAACATCATGCGGTCGCCGCGCACGTGCACCCCGCATCGCCCACGTGATGGCTGCCCGCCGAAGCCACTCCTCCCGCTGCGCCGGCCGTGCCGGCACGGGCGGATCCCACGAACACCGGCCCAGCTTTTCATCGAGCAGGGGCCGAAGCAACGTGTCGTCGTCAGGCAGCCAGCGAATGGCCGCGTTGAGAATCGCCGTGGCCTGTGGCAGCTGGGACCTCGCTGCGCCGGACTCCAGCGCGTTGAACGCGGCAAATGCGTGGGTCAGCGAAGCGCCCGCAGTTGGCGGATGGTCCACCGACAGAGGGAACTCGCACGTTTCAGCCGTCCACAGAATACCCCACCGTGCACACAGGCGGTTGGCGGGATGTTCGCTCAGCCGCCGGCCGTCGCCGGTCCACGACCAAGCGGTCTCCGCAATGATCAGCCCGCCGCCGCCCTCCACGTGGGCCGCCAGCTTTTCGATCGCTTCGATAGGGATCCGACGCCCGACCGCGATGACCACCTCGGACGACACCGCGCCGGTCGGCTCCAGCGCAACGACTTCCCCTCCGCCCGCCTGCAGCACACGCTCCGCACCGCCCCATCCGACGGTGGCTACCCGGAGTGGCCGGCTGTGCGCCGCCGCCCCAGCCACCCACCGCACCAACGCCATCAGCCAGCCGCTCGACCCGGGCGCCGCCGCCGCTCCCGGCAAAAATCCATCGTGTGCCAGCGCAACGACGCGGCCGCGCCCCGCTTCCGCAACAGCTCCCATGGGTACCTCGACGCCGTCGCGCCGCCCGGTCAGCCACACGCGGCTGCGTGGTCCAAACACCACCAGTTCGCCCGGCACCGCGGAGCGCGGCCACTGCGGCGGGGGCGTGGGCAGTTCCTCCGCCGTGGCCGGGGCGGGAATCACGGGCCGGGAGGCGGGCGTCGCGCGAACCCCTGTAGCGTCGCAGTGCACCGCTGCGGCGGTGAGGACGCACCGCCACGCCATCGCCGAGGAACTTCGGCATGTTCGAGCGTGCATGAGCACAGAGACAATAGCACGCCCGCACTGAGATCGGGACCTCGCCGCTGCAGCGCCACCCCCCGACGATCACTGTGAGCCGTGGTCGCAACGCAGTTCGTTGCGCACGATCGCGCGATCGTCGGCGGGCGCCCTCCTCAGCGCTCTTGGCGACCACAAACACGGGCACTGGGAAGACGACGTCCACGTCGGGTCCGTGCTGTCGGCCGAGCAGGCAGAGCGTCCAGCTCACCCTGCCGCGGGTCGCCGGTTGGCAAGAGGGAATCGCAAACATGACCGGTACATGCACTGCGTCGCCCCCGACGGGCCGTCTTGCGGCTTCGACCCGTTGGAGCACCGACCAGCGGCGTTTCACCGAAGGCCACATCCCCACCTGGACCCGCTCGAAGCAGCCCAACTCCACATCCAGCTGCGCACAGGCAAGGCCGCAACGCGGCCGGATCACCACTCCCGCTAACCACCCTCCGACCACACCCGGCACCGTGCCAAGCTGAAAAACCGCGGCGCCATACCGCCGGTGCACCGCCCATTCTCGTAGCGTCCAGATGAGGAGCATTACCCCGATCAACGCGAATGTGCCGAGCACCAGAGACCCCGCTCCCATCCGCGGCGCCCCGGCGGCCAGCATCACCGCCAGTCCGACTCCCACCACCGCATGCCACAGGGTGGCAAAACCCGTCCACACCAGCACGATTGCGCGGTTGTCGGCTCGAACATGGCCCCCCGCCCAGTCCTCTCGCCATATCCAGGGCGCCTGGGGATGCGCCGAAGCCAAACAACTGAGCGGGTGGCCACCATCCCTCCGACGCTCATTGCAAGGCCAACACCACCGAAGAGCAACGCCAGTCCTCCCTGCAGCACGGCCAGCTCGAGCCGGGAACGGGGGGCCAGCACCGCGAGCCCGGGAGGGTTCGGAGAAACACGGACGCTCACCGGTTCCCCTTGCTCGTGCGCGCGGCGCAGCCATTCATAGGTGCGCCGACGCCAGCCATCGAGTCTGTCCGCCCCTGTGTGGGGATGCCAACCTGCTGTCTTTACATATTCGCGGCCGGCGAAGTGATAGCGATAAGTCGCCGTCACCTCCCAGAGGGTGAACTCTTCGCCGCGGTGCTCTCGCAGCGCCACCCTCGTATCCACGCCGTCGCATGCGGCCAGCTCCGCATCTCGGCGGCCTCGCGCATCTGCGCGGCGAGCCATCCCCCAAACACGCCGCCCGCACCGAGCACGGGCAGCCCCACCATCCTCAGCGCCAGCGGTCCGGCCGGCGAGCGTGGCCGCATGACCGCATCATGCTCCGGCACCGCTGACCCCTCAACCAGGGATGAAAACCGCGGAATCGACAGTACAGTCACCGTAATGACGAAAGTTGCGCCTATTCCGGTTGCGGTGTTCGACGCCAAACCGTACGACCGAGACTTTCTCGAGCCGGCGTTCCGACGGGCGGGGTTCGAGGGCCGCTGGCTGACGCCGCGGCTGGGACCCGACACTGTCCGGCTCGCCGAAGGATCACCCGCGGCCTGCGTATTTGTGCACGACGATGTCTCCGCACCGGTGGTCGAGGCGCTCGTGCGGCTGGGCGTGCGTATCCTCGCGCTGCGTTGCGCTGGGTTCAATCACGTCGACCTGGTCGCCGCCGGTGGCCGCCTCACGGTGGTCCGTGTGCCCTCGTACTCGCCGCACGCGGTGGCGGAGCACGCGGTGGCACTACTGCTGGCGCTGAACCGCAAAGTGCACCGGGCATGGCTTCGCACCCGTGACAACAACTTCTCCATCCACGGCCTTCTCGGCTTCGACCTGTACGGGAAAACCGCGGGGCTGATCGGGCTGGGGCAGATCGGCCGGGTTATGGCGGGCATTCTGCGGGGATTCGGCATGCGCGTGCTTGGTCATGACCCGCATCCCGACACCGAGTGGGCCGCGCGCACCGGCGTGGAGCTGACGGATCTCGACCATCTCTATCGCGACTCCGACGTGATCTCTCTCCACTGCCCCCTCACCCCCGAAACGCAGGGGTTGATCAACGCCGCGGCGATCGCGCGCATGAAGCGCGGCGTGATGCTCATCAACACCGGCCGCGGGCGCCTGATCGACACCCGCGCACTGCTGGCGGGCCTCAAGAGCGGCCGGATCGGCGCCGCCGGCCTCGACGTCTACGAGGAAGAAGAGCGGTACTTTTTCGAGGACTTCTCCGCCTCGGGCATCGAGGACGACCTGCTGGCACGCCTCACCACCTTCCCAAACGTGCTGATCACCTCGCACCAGGCGTTCTTCACCCGCGAAGCAATGAGTGCCATCGCGGAAACTACCGCGCGCAACCTGCGACAGTTCTTCGACGGCCGTCCGCCGGAGAACGAAATCTGTCACCGCTGCGCGCGGACTCCGGAGCCGTGCCCCCGGCTCCCCTCCGCCTGAACGCCCAGGCCTCCACGGCGCGGAGCGGCTCGACCGGCCCGGCCCAAGCGCGGTTCTCTGCACGACCCGCGGAGCTCGTCCCCTCACACCGGCGGGGTTGCAATGTGCTGCGGCTCCAGATAAGTAGTCCGTCAATGAAAGAAACAATCCGGACGCACACCGGATCCAGACGGAGGAGACAACCGCGATGAACTGGCCGCTCTACACCAAACTCAGCCTGATGATGGGCCTGCAGTACGCGATCTGGGGTGCGTGGGCGCCGGTGCTGGCCGCTCGGCTTCTCGGACCGCTGAAGCTCAACGGCAAGCAAACCGGCTGGGTGTACGGCACGCTGCCGCTGGCCTGCATCGTCGCGCCGCTGCTCTCGGGTCAACTCGCCGACCGCTATTTCAACAGCGAGCACATCCTGGTGGCGGCCCATCTGCTGGGAGCGCTGTTCATGTTTCTGGCCGCGCGCCAGGAGAGGTTTGCGCCGCTGCTGGGCGCGATGTTCGGGCATTCCTTCTGCTATGCGGCGACGCTGCCGCTGGTGAACGCGGTGATGTTTGCGCACGTGACGCCGCAGAGCGGCATCAACGTCGGCCACGTTTTCATGTGGGCACCGATCGCGTGGGCGCTGGTCGGTTACGCGCTCAGCGCCTGGCGATTCCGCTTCAAGACCGGTGAACGCGGTGTGGACTGCATGTATCTGGCCGCCGGCCTCGCCGTCGTGATGGCGCTGGCCTGTCTGACGCTGCCCGCGACGCCGCCCGCGCGACAGGGTACAGCGCCGATTCTGGACGCGATCGCGATGCTGAAGCAGCCGAACTTTCTCGTATTCGTGCTCGTCTCGATGGTGATGGCCGGTCTGATGCAGTTCTATTTCCTGGGCTCGGCCCCCTTCCTGCAGAGCATCGGCATCGGCAACCGCAGCGTCCCCGCAACGATGGCGATCGCGCAGGCCGTTCAGACGGTCGCGACGTTTCTGCTGCTCGGGCCGATGACGACAAAGCTCGGATTTAAAGCCACACTGATCGTCGGTGCGGTGTCATGGGCGATGCTGTACGGCGTCTATGCGTTTTCGACCTCAAGGCCGGTGGTGGTCGCCGCGCAGGCGCTCCACGGCGTCGCCTATGTCCTCTTCATCATCGCTGGCCAGATGCTGGCCAACACCATGGCGACCGAGGCGGTTCGCAGTTCGATGCAGGCGCTCATCTTTGCCGCGACCACGGGGGTTGGACTGTTTCTCGGTACCCAGCTGGCCGGCGCGGTGATGGACCGCTACGGAGGGGAAGGCGGGTTCAACTGGTCGAAGATCTTCGCGGTGCCGTTTGCGATCGCAGTGATCAGCATCGTGATCTTCGCGGCCGCATTCCAGGCCTGAGGCGCGTAGGCAGATCTGAACGCGGCTGGACCACACGACGGGGTCGGACGACCGCGAGGAAGGGTAGTTCTGCTGCAGCTCCTCCCCTAGCCAGAACTGCGTTCGCTCTCACCGACCGGGGCATGGCAACTAGCAGGGAAGCGCGACGACACCGGTGGTGCAAACTCTGCGCTGCACGTCTCCGCCGCCCAACCGGCCGCGAAGATCCGTCCCGCTTGCCAGCAAGTGGTTCACCTGGACCGGCCCCCAGCGGCCCTCCTTTCCGCCAGGCCAACCGGTGCAACGAGTCCCGGCAGATGCCCGAACTCTCTGGGGTGCCTGCCCTACCTACGAAGCACCTCTTCTCTGCGACGGCGTGGAATGGTGACAAAGGCCTCGTCATCGGGGGGCCCGTACACGGCGCGTGCGCGAAACATACCCTCGCGGTCGGCCCCAGGATCGTGCGGCCAATCCGAGCCGCCGGTCCCGCACGGCGCGCCCTACCGGCG from Kiritimatiellia bacterium includes these protein-coding regions:
- a CDS encoding 2-hydroxyacid dehydrogenase, with the protein product MPVAVFDAKPYDRDFLEPAFRRAGFEGRWLTPRLGPDTVRLAEGSPAACVFVHDDVSAPVVEALVRLGVRILALRCAGFNHVDLVAAGGRLTVVRVPSYSPHAVAEHAVALLLALNRKVHRAWLRTRDNNFSIHGLLGFDLYGKTAGLIGLGQIGRVMAGILRGFGMRVLGHDPHPDTEWAARTGVELTDLDHLYRDSDVISLHCPLTPETQGLINAAAIARMKRGVMLINTGRGRLIDTRALLAGLKSGRIGAAGLDVYEEEERYFFEDFSASGIEDDLLARLTTFPNVLITSHQAFFTREAMSAIAETTARNLRQFFDGRPPENEICHRCARTPEPCPRLPSA
- a CDS encoding MFS transporter, whose amino-acid sequence is MNWPLYTKLSLMMGLQYAIWGAWAPVLAARLLGPLKLNGKQTGWVYGTLPLACIVAPLLSGQLADRYFNSEHILVAAHLLGALFMFLAARQERFAPLLGAMFGHSFCYAATLPLVNAVMFAHVTPQSGINVGHVFMWAPIAWALVGYALSAWRFRFKTGERGVDCMYLAAGLAVVMALACLTLPATPPARQGTAPILDAIAMLKQPNFLVFVLVSMVMAGLMQFYFLGSAPFLQSIGIGNRSVPATMAIAQAVQTVATFLLLGPMTTKLGFKATLIVGAVSWAMLYGVYAFSTSRPVVVAAQALHGVAYVLFIIAGQMLANTMATEAVRSSMQALIFAATTGVGLFLGTQLAGAVMDRYGGEGGFNWSKIFAVPFAIAVISIVIFAAAFQA
- a CDS encoding M60 family metallopeptidase, translated to MAWRCVLTAAAVHCDATGVRATPASRPVIPAPATAEELPTPPPQWPRSAVPGELVVFGPRSRVWLTGRRDGVEVPMGAVAEAGRGRVVALAHDGFLPGAAAAPGSSGWLMALVRWVAGAAAHSRPLRVATVGWGGAERVLQAGGGEVVALEPTGAVSSEVVIAVGRRIPIEAIEKLAAHVEGGGGLIIAETAWSWTGDGRRLSEHPANRLCARWGILWTAETCEFPLSVDHPPTAGASLTHAFAAFNALESGAARSQLPQATAILNAAIRWLPDDDTLLRPLLDEKLGRCSWDPPVPARPAQREEWLRRAAITWAMRGARARRPHDVRALPGVDVFPGAVPPEADRSRRELVLDLSPEGWVSTGLYVPPGEPVRIELEAEAQEARLTARIGAHTDRLWQLDEWRRYPEISCAIQLTNSFVTVASPFGGLLYLERAGPAPRNALRVRVSGAVEAPLFRRGITPPEDWQRSRQAPAPWGELVGRRVILTLPSDRLRGLEDPEGLMESWDRVLDACAELAGRPAERARPERIVPDVQISAGYMHSGYPIMTHADQYEVLVSRAAVLQGQWGLFHELGHNHQEPDWTFEGTAEVTVNLFTLYVLETVCGRPPLTGHPQITPQAQRRLWQRYVAGGRRFEDWKREPFLALGMYMQLRAAFGWEPFRRVFAEYRALPRAERPRTDEECRDQWLVRLSRSVGRNLGPWFEAWGVPTSAAARARVAELPPWMPESWSPAEREAAPQR
- a CDS encoding ATPase; the protein is MAEELQHLIERIRADAIERAEAEAARILAQAREKAAAEVREAERRAREILEKAERDAAVFAERAKRTLEQAARDLLIAVGQGIENILHDIVSDAVDRALDIATLQQMMLKIAQAYCQRQGEESRVEFLISEQDQQQIIAFFADQYRQKLVQGITIRAESGLRGGFRVALKDGHVYHDFTKPAIAEALSRFLRPHLAEIVHRAAEEPAESAESTTGGGARA
- a CDS encoding DUF2764 domain-containing protein codes for the protein MKYAYFAASLPALVFNSPPPMSVEQFRAAAARLLTPADRATLDALLEGAPSEHPFVAEWRARDTQLRNAVARARAAAAGIEARPFLHEHTGWDVALERSVMDAMGRPTPLERELELDRCRWHLAEDLARFRPFDLEGVLAYALKLRILERWSRMDADAGRRRLSEWVERAVRGTAGER